The DNA sequence TTTTATTTTGACAGGAACCCCGAGCTCTTTCCTTACGTGCTACATTTTTATAACACTGGCAAGCTCCATGTGATGGGTGAACTCTGTGTCTTCTCTTTCAGCCAGGAGATTGAATACTGGGGAATCAATGAATTCTTTATAGACTCCTGCTGCAGTTATAGCTACCATGGGAGGAAAATGGAGCCAGACCAAGAGAAATGGGAGGAACAAAGTGACCAGGAAAGTACGACATCTTCTTTTGACGAGATTTTGGCATTCTACAATGATGCCTCTAAATTTGACAAACAGCCCTTTGGAAACatcaggaggcagctgtggcttgcTTTGGATAATCCTGGGTACTCGGTTTTAAGCCGCATCTTCAGTGTCCTTTCAATAGTGGTGGTGTTGGGCTCCATTGTGACCATGTGCCTGAACAGCCTCCCAGACTTCCAGATTGTTGACAGCAACGGGAACACCGAGGAAGACCCTCGCTTTGAAATCGTGGAACATTTTGGTATTGCATGGTTCACTTTTGAACTGGTGGCAAGATTTGCAGTAGCtcctgactttttaaaatttttcaagcATGCCCTGAATTTGATTGACCTAATGTCCATCCTTCCattttatattacattaatTGTCAACTTGGTGGTGGAAAGTAGTCCGACTCTAGCAAATTTAGGCAGAGTTGCACAGGTCCTGAGACTCATGAGGATTTTCCGCATATTAAAGCTTGCCAGACACTCCACAGGGCTCAGGTCTCTTGGAGCCACTCTGAAGTACAGCTACAGAGAGGTGGGGCTTCTTTTGCTCTACCTCTCTGTGGGCATCTCCATTTTCTCAGTAGTGGCTTACACCATTGAGAAGGAAGACAATGAGGGGTTAGCCACCATCCCTGCTTGTTGGTGGTGGGCTACTGTTAGCATGACCACCGTTGGCTACGGGGATGTGGTGCCAGGGAGCACTGCCGGCAAGCTGACGGCATCTGCATGCATCCTAGCTGGTATCCTAGTGGTAGTGCTTCCCATTACACTGATCTTTAATAAATTCTCCCACTTCTATAGGcgtcagaagcagttagagagTGCCATGAGAAGCTGTGATTTCGGTGATGGCATGAAAGAAGTTCCATCTGTCAACTTAAGGGAC is a window from the Passer domesticus isolate bPasDom1 chromosome 1, bPasDom1.hap1, whole genome shotgun sequence genome containing:
- the KCNS2 gene encoding potassium voltage-gated channel subfamily S member 2 — encoded protein: MTGQSLSALSEANFEDNEISINVGGFKKKMRSNTLLRFPETRLGKLLSCHSKESILELCDDYDDTKNEFYFDRNPELFPYVLHFYNTGKLHVMGELCVFSFSQEIEYWGINEFFIDSCCSYSYHGRKMEPDQEKWEEQSDQESTTSSFDEILAFYNDASKFDKQPFGNIRRQLWLALDNPGYSVLSRIFSVLSIVVVLGSIVTMCLNSLPDFQIVDSNGNTEEDPRFEIVEHFGIAWFTFELVARFAVAPDFLKFFKHALNLIDLMSILPFYITLIVNLVVESSPTLANLGRVAQVLRLMRIFRILKLARHSTGLRSLGATLKYSYREVGLLLLYLSVGISIFSVVAYTIEKEDNEGLATIPACWWWATVSMTTVGYGDVVPGSTAGKLTASACILAGILVVVLPITLIFNKFSHFYRRQKQLESAMRSCDFGDGMKEVPSVNLRDYYAYKVKSLMASLTNMSRSTPSELSLNDSLH